A stretch of Paracoccus sp. N5 DNA encodes these proteins:
- a CDS encoding toxic anion resistance protein: MTSQTQANAQAALDEIQTVTSVILPEPPAAVPPLEQADPAVAAQIRQRMDEIDIRDSGSIVHFGARAQNELQEISQAMLADVKNKDVGPAGESLREIVTTIRGFSVTELDVRRQRSWWEKLMGRAAPFAKFVANYEQVQSQIDRITVELDQHQHRLLKDIKSLDLLYDRTLNFYDELALYIAAGEHKLAQIDREDIPAKQAAVEAAPEPDKVMAAQELRDLRAARDDLERRVHDLKLTRQVTMQSLPSIRLVQENDKSLVTKINSTLVNTVPLWETQLAQAVTIQRGAEAARAVKEANDLTNDLLTANAKNLRQANAQIRTQLERGVFDIEAVRTANAELISTIEDSLRIADEGRARRAAAEEDLRTMESELRQTLASASPRTPSPTQAP; this comes from the coding sequence ATGACCTCGCAGACGCAGGCCAATGCCCAAGCCGCCCTGGACGAGATCCAGACCGTGACCTCGGTGATCCTGCCCGAGCCCCCGGCCGCCGTGCCGCCGCTGGAACAGGCCGACCCGGCCGTGGCCGCGCAGATCCGCCAGCGCATGGACGAGATCGACATCCGGGACTCGGGCTCGATCGTGCATTTCGGCGCCCGCGCCCAGAACGAGCTGCAGGAAATCAGCCAGGCCATGCTGGCCGACGTCAAGAACAAGGACGTGGGCCCGGCCGGCGAGTCGCTGCGCGAGATCGTGACCACCATCCGCGGCTTTTCCGTCACCGAACTCGACGTGCGCCGCCAGCGCAGCTGGTGGGAAAAGCTGATGGGCCGCGCTGCGCCCTTCGCGAAATTCGTCGCCAATTACGAACAGGTGCAATCGCAGATCGACCGCATCACCGTCGAGCTGGACCAGCATCAGCACCGGCTGCTGAAGGACATCAAGTCGCTGGACCTGCTCTATGACCGCACGCTGAACTTCTATGACGAGCTCGCGCTCTATATCGCTGCGGGCGAGCACAAGCTGGCGCAGATCGACCGCGAGGACATTCCCGCCAAACAGGCCGCCGTCGAGGCCGCGCCCGAGCCCGACAAGGTCATGGCCGCGCAAGAGCTGCGCGACCTGCGCGCGGCCCGCGACGACCTTGAACGCCGGGTGCATGACCTGAAGCTGACGCGGCAGGTGACGATGCAGTCGCTGCCCTCGATCCGGCTGGTGCAGGAAAACGACAAGTCCCTGGTGACAAAGATCAATTCCACGCTGGTGAACACGGTGCCGCTGTGGGAAACGCAGCTGGCGCAGGCCGTCACCATCCAGCGCGGCGCCGAGGCCGCCCGCGCGGTCAAGGAGGCAAACGACCTGACCAACGACCTGCTGACCGCCAACGCGAAGAACCTGCGCCAGGCCAATGCTCAGATCCGCACCCAGCTGGAGCGCGGCGTCTTCGACATCGAGGCGGTGCGCACCGCCAATGCCGAGCTGATCTCGACCATCGAGGACAGCCTGCGCATCGCCGACGAGGGCCGCGCTCGCCGCGCCGCCGCCGAAGAGGATCTGCGCACGATGGAGAGCGAATTGCGCCAGACCCTCGCCTCGGCCAGCCCCCGCACCCCCAGCCCGACGCAAGCGCCGTGA